TTTTTCATTCAGACTATAGAGATTTCGTCTCTGATCAATTCCCAACTTTAATGAGAAAGTTGGGATTGTAAAAATCAGCCCCAATGCTCATCGATAAAGGCGTTTGGGAATTTTTTTGAAAATTCGACTTGCTTTGTCAAAAAATATATCCTAACTTTTATTCATATTTTTATAAAAAGTTGGGAATATTGAAAACATGAAAAATTTGAATCATCCTAAGAAAGGAAGCCATATTTCTGTTGAACCGATCCGGAGGCAAAAAGACATCAAACTCATAAAAAAAATCTTACAGGATTCTCCTCGGAACCTCTGTTTGTTCATTTTGGGGATTAACACCAATCTACGGGCCTCAGATTTGCTGAAAATCAAAGTGGAACAAGTGCGACACCTTCAACCCGGGGAAGAAATCACCCTGAAGGAGAAAAAAACAAAGAAACAAAGGCGGATCAATTTAAATCGGGTTTGCATTGAGGCAATTCAAAACCTGCTTAAATCCATTAAATATGAAAATGATGATTTTCTTTTTCTAAGTAACCGTAAGAACAAAAATGCATTGACGGTTTCCAGTCTAAGCACTTTGGTTAAAAAATGGTGTAAGGACATCAATCTGAAGGGGAATTATGCCAGTCACACCTTAAGAAAGACCTGGGGATACCATCAGCGAGTTACATTTGGCGTAGGGATTCCTGAATTAATGGTTTGTTTCAATCACACCAGTCAAAAGCAGACATTGGATTATCTTTGCGTTCAGCCCGAAGAAATTA
This window of the uncultured Desulfobacter sp. genome carries:
- a CDS encoding tyrosine-type recombinase/integrase, producing the protein MKNLNHPKKGSHISVEPIRRQKDIKLIKKILQDSPRNLCLFILGINTNLRASDLLKIKVEQVRHLQPGEEITLKEKKTKKQRRINLNRVCIEAIQNLLKSIKYENDDFLFLSNRKNKNALTVSSLSTLVKKWCKDINLKGNYASHTLRKTWGYHQRVTFGVGIPELMVCFNHTSQKQTLDYLCVQPEEIKSVYQNEL